One Qipengyuania aurantiaca genomic region harbors:
- a CDS encoding lipase family alpha/beta hydrolase, whose amino-acid sequence MTALAPATSPARPPSRLLTLAEPGRAFGELASFYALRPLLGQLPRGDGHGVLVLPGFMASDYSTGPLRRLLADLGYDAVGWKLGRNVKVDNARIEAMMACVEELHDRTGRPISIVGWSLGGVFARELAKMAPEKVRLVISLGSPISDDRGHTNAARLFELLNGKEPEPLRDGGFQGLGDAPPVPTTSILTRTDGVVHWRGSVQCGDREDCENIEVVASHCGLGVNPAVVYAVADRLAQEEGAWKPFRAQGLASLFFPRRALN is encoded by the coding sequence ATGACGGCACTTGCCCCCGCGACAAGCCCGGCCCGACCGCCCAGCCGCTTGCTGACGCTCGCCGAACCCGGCCGCGCTTTCGGCGAACTCGCCAGCTTCTATGCGCTGCGCCCCCTGCTGGGCCAGCTTCCGCGCGGCGACGGACATGGTGTGCTCGTGCTGCCCGGCTTCATGGCGTCGGATTATTCGACCGGCCCCTTGCGCCGCCTGCTCGCCGATCTCGGCTATGACGCAGTGGGCTGGAAGCTGGGTCGCAACGTCAAGGTCGACAACGCCCGGATCGAGGCGATGATGGCCTGCGTGGAGGAATTGCACGATCGCACCGGCCGCCCGATCAGCATCGTCGGCTGGAGCCTTGGCGGTGTGTTCGCGCGCGAACTGGCCAAGATGGCGCCCGAGAAGGTCCGCCTCGTGATCAGCCTCGGCTCGCCGATCAGCGACGATCGCGGCCACACCAACGCCGCCCGCCTGTTCGAATTGCTCAACGGCAAGGAACCCGAACCGCTGCGCGACGGCGGCTTCCAGGGCCTTGGCGATGCCCCGCCCGTCCCCACCACCTCGATCCTCACCCGGACCGACGGCGTGGTGCACTGGCGCGGCTCGGTACAGTGCGGCGATCGCGAGGATTGCGAGAATATCGAAGTGGTGGCCAGCCATTGCGGGCTCGGCGTCAACCCGGCGGTCGTCTATGCCGTCGCCGACCGGCTGGCACAGGAAGAAGGCGCGTGGAAACCCTTCCGCGCGCAAGGGCTCGCCAGCCTGTTCTTCCCGCGCCGCGCGCTGAACTGA
- a CDS encoding WS/DGAT/MGAT family O-acyltransferase: MQQLQGMDASFVALETRNSPMHIGSILIYNPETAPGGFVRFKDILSFIESRLQLSTTMRQRLVRVPFDLDYPYWIEDPDFDLEYHVRHVALPKPGDWRQLCIQAARVFARPLDLSRPPWEITVVEGLDGVEGVATGSYAYITKVHHAAIDGMSGIDLMEATHTLRPDQPPPDTPDTWKPEKLPNPVELLGRSYMNAITNPLKQLEVAAKAAPGLANALKGLAAKEFDVSTEMIAPKTRFNRKISPHRVVEGISVPLADIKAIRTAAEGAKVNDVFLAIIGGAMRRYLEDKGELPKKTLTAMAPISVRAKDEKNAMGNQVAAMIAPLGTHIADPVERLEWVHNRTKNSKAMTDALGARNMTEMSKASPALFMALGAQLYTRLSLANRGVGPIFATVVTNVPGPPIPIYSAGARMESMLGLLCLTDGLGLGHVVQSYTDEATIAFTADREMMPDPEFYRECMELSFEELRDAAKLADKIAPATKKKPSSPTKRKTKPAAQKRAAPTRKSPAKAAPKKAGAKNVTAGTKKVASGKKAAPTGKGRSTT; this comes from the coding sequence ATGCAGCAATTGCAAGGCATGGATGCCAGCTTCGTTGCGCTGGAAACGCGCAATTCGCCGATGCACATCGGTTCGATCCTGATCTACAATCCCGAAACCGCGCCCGGCGGCTTCGTGCGGTTCAAGGATATCCTGTCCTTCATTGAAAGCCGGTTGCAGCTCTCCACCACCATGCGCCAGCGGCTGGTGCGCGTGCCCTTCGACCTCGACTATCCCTACTGGATCGAGGACCCCGATTTCGATCTCGAATACCATGTCCGCCACGTGGCGCTGCCCAAGCCCGGCGACTGGCGGCAGCTCTGTATCCAGGCCGCGCGGGTCTTTGCCCGCCCGCTCGACCTGTCGCGTCCGCCGTGGGAGATCACCGTCGTGGAAGGACTGGACGGGGTCGAGGGCGTGGCCACGGGCAGCTACGCCTACATCACCAAGGTCCACCACGCCGCAATCGACGGCATGAGCGGGATCGACCTGATGGAGGCGACCCACACGCTGCGCCCCGACCAGCCTCCGCCCGACACGCCCGATACGTGGAAACCGGAGAAGCTGCCCAACCCGGTCGAACTGCTCGGCCGCAGCTACATGAACGCGATCACCAATCCGCTCAAACAGCTGGAAGTGGCGGCCAAGGCCGCGCCGGGGCTCGCCAACGCGCTCAAGGGGCTGGCGGCAAAGGAGTTCGACGTCTCGACCGAGATGATCGCGCCCAAGACGCGCTTCAACCGCAAGATTTCGCCGCACCGCGTGGTTGAGGGGATCAGCGTGCCGCTGGCCGATATCAAGGCGATCCGGACGGCAGCCGAAGGGGCCAAGGTCAACGATGTCTTCCTCGCCATCATCGGCGGAGCCATGCGGCGTTATCTCGAGGATAAGGGCGAGCTGCCCAAGAAGACGCTGACGGCCATGGCCCCGATTTCGGTCCGAGCGAAGGACGAGAAGAACGCCATGGGCAACCAGGTGGCGGCCATGATCGCCCCGCTCGGCACGCATATCGCGGACCCGGTGGAGCGGCTGGAGTGGGTCCACAATCGCACCAAGAACTCCAAGGCGATGACCGACGCGCTGGGTGCGCGCAACATGACCGAGATGAGCAAGGCCAGCCCCGCTCTGTTCATGGCGCTGGGGGCACAGCTCTACACCCGCCTCAGCCTTGCCAATCGCGGCGTCGGGCCGATATTCGCCACCGTCGTCACCAATGTGCCCGGCCCGCCGATCCCGATCTATTCGGCCGGTGCGCGGATGGAGAGCATGCTGGGGCTGCTGTGCCTGACCGACGGCCTCGGCCTCGGCCATGTGGTGCAAAGCTATACCGACGAGGCCACCATCGCCTTCACCGCCGATCGCGAGATGATGCCCGATCCGGAATTCTATCGCGAATGCATGGAGTTGAGCTTCGAGGAGTTGCGCGACGCGGCAAAACTTGCGGATAAGATAGCTCCGGCTACCAAAAAGAAACCATCTTCGCCTACAAAGCGAAAGACCAAGCCCGCCGCTCAGAAGCGGGCCGCTCCAACCAGAAAATCGCCCGCAAAGGCCGCTCCGAAGAAGGCCGGCGCGAAGAACGTCACAGCGGGCACGAAAAAGGTCGCCAGCGGTAAGAAGGCTGCCCCGACAGGGAAAGGAAGATCCACGACATGA